The Paraflavitalea devenefica DNA segment AAGGTGAGTCGCCCTGCAGCCCGGCCTTCAGCGCTGCAAGAGCGGCCCACCTTATTTCTTAAGTCTCCTCATTTCCCCCTTACGTCTATTCACCACTGATCAAAGTCTATTCTCCGGGCAGGCGCCTGCATAGCGATGATACTTTTGGGTTGTAAAAGTATTGAGCTATGAAACCTAACAATTTCCCTTATGTCTTTTTTAGCGTGTGGCTGATGGCAGGCATGACCCTGCAAGCTACTGCACAGACGGTTATCCGCGGGAAGGTATTGAACAATAAACAACAGCCTTTGCCGGCGGCCAGCATTGGTGTGAAGCAATCACGCATAGGTACCCGGGCCGATACTGCCGGCAATTTTGTCCTGAGCCTGCTGGTCCATGATAAAGTGGTATTGAAAGTGTCTTCTGTGGGCTACCAGCCTAAAGAAGTAGAAGTGTCCGCGGGTGACTCCATGATTACTATTATACTGGAAGAGGAAAGCGTCAGTCTGGGTGAAGTGGTGGTAGTGAGCGCCGGCAGTTTTGAGGCGAGTGATAAGGCGAAAGGCGCTTCGCTAACACCCATTGATGCGGTAACAGTAGCAGGTAATGGCGGCGATATTGCCAATGCCTTAAGGGCGCTGCCCGGCGCTCAGCAGATCGGTGAACAGGAAGGATTGTTTGTGCGTGGCGGAACAGGGGAGGAGGCCAAACAATTTGTAGATGGCGCCCTGCTGCCACATCCCAATTTCTCCCCCGTGCCCGGTATGCCGCAGCCGGCAAGGACCAATCCCTTTTTATTCAAAGGCATCCTGTTCAGCTCCGGTGGCTATTCTGCCTTATATGGCCAGGCGATGAGTAGCGCATTGATCCTGGAAACGGTTGACCTGCCCGATCGGTCCTCCGCCAGCTTGCACGTATTCCCCATGAGTGTAGGCGCGGGATTCCAGCAATTGGGTAAAGACCGCAAGAGCAGCTATGGCGTGAATGCGCGGTATGGCAACCAGACCTGGTACAATAACCTGGTGGGGGCCAAACCCGATTTCTTTTACGGGCCCGAATACCTCACGGGCGATGCCAATTTCCGCATCAGGACGAGTAAGACAGGCATGCTGAAATTCTACAGCAATTATGGTTATAACCATACCGGCATGCGGACCAGCGATGCCGACAGTGCAGGCCTGTTGTCTTCATTCGAGTTGAAAGGGTTCAATGTATACAATAACCTGTCGTACCGGGAGTCCTTGCGGCATCAATGGAAGATAGACGCTGCGATTGCGTACAATTATTTTAAAGAAAATGTGGCTAATCAATTATTGGATGCAAAGAAGGCCCCTGTCTTTATTCGGGTATATCCTTATGATCAAAAGAATAACAGCCGTGATACACGGTCCGGCTTTGCGCAGGCCAGGGTGGTGATGAGCAAGGGGTTCCGGCGCAGGCAGTCCCTACGGTTTGGCGGGGAATATTTTTATAACAAAGACCACTATACGTATAACGATACGTTGCATACCGGGCAGGATAACCTGGTGGCCGCCTTTGCAGAAGGGGATGTATACATCGCCAAACACCTCGCCGCTAAGGTTGGCGTGCGTGCAGAGTATACTACTTTGTTACGACGCATGAATGTAGCGCCACGGGTCAGCCTGGCCTGGCGTTTCCCCGATGCCGGACAGATCAACCTGGCTTACGGTGTTTTCTATCAAAAGCCGGAGGATAGCTACCTGTTACAGAATAGGAACCTGGATCTCAGCCGGGCCACACACTACCTGGTCAATTACCAGTATAAAGCCAATAACCGGTTATTCAGGGTGGAGGGATATTATAAGCGTTACCAACACCTGGTTACTACGCAGCCCGCTGTTGCCAACGACGGTAAAGGATATGCCAGGGGTATTGAGCTGTTCTTCCGCGATAAGCGCACGTTGAAAGGTGTTGACTACTGGATTACGTACACGTATCTCGATACCAAACGCAGGTTCCTCGACTTCCCAACCTCCATGCGGCCGGCATTTGCCACACCGCATACAGCTTCCCTGGTGGTGAAACGCTTTTTCCAGGAGATCAACCTGAGCGCCAACCTGGCGTACACCCTGGCTACCGGTCGCCCGTACTACGATATTCAAACCCATGCTAACGGTACCACTTATGTTGCCGATCAGGGCACTACTAATACTTATAGCGCGCTCAACCTGAGTTTCGCCTATATATTCTCGCTGTTCAAGGGTTGGAAGAATAAAGACTTCTCCGGTATCGGGCTGGGTATGAATAACGTGTTTGGCAGGGAGCAGGTATTTGGCTATAACTACAGCGCCAATGGCCTGTATAAGCTGCCCATTACACAACCCGCCGCCCGGACTTTTTACTTCGGCATTTTCATGACGTTCGGCATTGACAGGAGAGACGATTTTATCAATGAGAATTTGTGAGTGATGAGGCACAAGCACGCAGCGGCACTTGTCGGCGCTGCATGCGTGCGCCAGTGAAGAGTAGTGAATGCGTTCCTTCGATTATCTAAATTAAAAATAAAACAAGATGAAAAAGGTACTTATTATGACGATGGCAATAGGTATGATCCTGACTGCCTCCCTGGCCCAGGATAACCCTGACCAGCAATTGCAGGCGGCGGTGGCCCGGCTCGGCAAGGCCACTGCCGTTAAGGATTACCGGCAACTGGCCATTGATTTTGCCGGCATTGCCGCACAGCAAAAAAACAACTGGTTGTCCTGGTATTATGCAGCCTTCTGTAATGCCAAAACAGGCTGGCTGTACGAGAATGATGGCGAGCGGATAGAACCCTTTGCCAACCTGGCGGATGAGCAGATCAAAAAATCATTGTCCCTGCTGGATACCGCTACACAGAAAAAAGAATTATCTGAAGTGTATTGTGTGCTGAGCATGGTGAACCGGGCAAAGGTGTTCATCAATCCCATGACGTATGGCCGCCAGTATGGCCCTGTGGCCGGTCAATATGTGCAGAAGGCCCTGGCGCTTGATGCCACTAATCCGAGAGCTGTATACCTCGCAGGCTGGGAAAAGTATGCGACACCCAAGATGTGGGGCGGTGATAAGAAGAAAGCCAAAGAACTGCTGGAGCAATCCTTACAGCAATTGAATGCGCAGGGCGCTGCCGGTACTGCACCACATTGGGGGAAGCAGGAAGTGGAAGCGTTGCTGAAGAAACTTAAATAAAAAGAATTCCCCGCAGCGTCTCCCGAAGGGGACGCTGCGGATTAAGCAAACTTTAAAATGCTATTTTATGCCATTTGTATTATTGATCTTGATGCGTGTGTTATTTATAGCCAGTATGGTATTTATTATTGGTTACGTATTTGGCGGGTTCTCTAAGAAGCCTGCGTTGGTAACACTTACAAAAGTAGCGGTGATCGTATCTATTGTACTCTTTATTGCCACAACAGCGCTCTCTTTCCGTTTTGGCGGCTGGCGCCACCATAACGGCAACAGATATGAGTGTGGCTGGCAGCAGCGGGATTCAATTAGCCGGTAAGAGAATTGATTGTAGGCTGGGAAGGCGGTAAGTAGTACCGGCTTCCCGGCATTTATATCATGAATATAAGTTGTGCATTTTGTCGAGCCATACAACATAAAAGGTATTGTAGATAAAAAAGCCATGAACTCTCCCATGCTCATTACGGTTAATGGAGAATTGGTAAGGGATATCTACAATATCCGTTTCTTTCGGAAAGCCGAAACAGGATTCGGTAGTATCTGTCCAATTAATAGGGTGTGCTTTTAAGGAAGGGCTTCTGTTGGAAAGTAATTCCTGTTTAGTTAAAGCAGATAGGTTTTTTACACGGTCCAGCACTTCAACAAAATAAGTGTTGGAATGCGGATGATAACAAAACTTCTGATGGATGCCATCAAGGTACTTGAAGGAGAAATTAATAAGTTCTTTTGCTTTTTGCTCTGCTAACTGTTTTGCTTGTGAAATAGAAAGATTACCAATAGGGGGAGTTGATTTTCTAATCTTGCTCATCCATCGAAAACTTTGAATAGTACCCCTTTATCAATGCTTTATCAATAATCCTGTCGGATGGGGCGTCATCTGCTAATCCTTTTCTGGTAATAAGCCAGGGGTCTTCATTGTGGGTCAATTTCTCTAATTCAAAAGCTTCCAACCCAAAATACTCGTAGCAAACATCTTGCAGCAGTTGCAGGGTATCTGCCGGTAGTTGTTCTTTTATTTTAGTAAAAGCATCGGGAGTAAGGTCATCTCTCATAAGGGGCTTCCAGCCAAACTCGCGGTAATCATTGTAAAGGGCAGGAATAACCGGACCATGCACCCATGCCTGGAAATTCTCAGCAATCAGGTCTCTTTTTACAAGGACCATATGCCAGGCCTGTGCATAATACACCAGTTTCTGCAACTTTAAGTTGGTGATAGGTGATTGCCTTTCATTGGATAGTGCTATAAAATAATCGGCAATCAGTGAATATCTCTGTACCGCTTCCATTCCACAAATATAGTATTTTTAGAATGTCTAACTAATTTTTTTAGGAACAACATCCAATTTCCCCACCATCCATAAAATGAGTATGCCTAACAGTGACATGAGCACAAAAGACCAGCGCAGGTTGAGGGCTTCGGCAATAAAGCCTACTGCCGGAGGCACAATGAGGAAACCAAAATATCCCACGGTAGATACAGCCGCAATAGCAGGGCCGCCACTCATATGCTGAACTTTGCCGGCCATGCTGAAGGTCATGGGCACCACGCAGGATACGCCAAAGCCTACCAGCAGGAAGCAAAACCAGCCGAACAAGGTATAGGGCAACAGGGCTGCCAGCAACAGGCCGCTGAACATCAATATACCGCAATACCGCAGCAAGGTTTTAACACCAAGGCTGTTGGCAAGCCGGTCGCCGGTAAAGCGGCCGAGGGTCATCGCTGCCATATAGATCGCATAACCGGCGGTAGCCATGCCGGCGGTAGCGCCGGTAGCTTTGCGCAGGTAAATGGCTGCCCAGTCGGTCATGGTGCCTTCGCAGGCCATGGAGGCAAAGGTGACCAATCCGAATTTCAGCATGGTCCTGTTGGGCCACACAAACCCGCCTTTGCGTTCATGCGGTGAAGGGCGCTGGTGTACACTGTCTTTGAAAAAATAACAACAAAGACTGGTGAGTACGATGCTTACCACAAGGAAATGCCAGGAGGTACCAATATTGGCAGATACCATGAGGGTGCCTAAACTTCCTGCCACAAAGCCGGCAATGCTCCAGATGCCATGCAGGGAAGCGATGATCGACCGGTTGTACAATGCCTGCACGCCGATCGATTGCGCATTGGCGGAAATATTGAAGAGGTTGCGGGATGATCCGAAAAAGAACAGCAGTACTACCAGTTGCCAGGTTTGCGTTGCAAAGCCTACCCCGCACATCATGATATTGTACAACAGGGCGCCGGATATCATAATATAGCGGCTGCTGAAACGGCGTAATAAGAAGCCGGTGAGGGGCAGGGTGAGCATGAGCCCTGCGGGCATGGCAAATAATACAGCGCCCAGTTGGGCTTCATTGAGGTGCAGTTTCTGCTGGATGGTGGGAATGCGGGAGGCCCAGGTGGCAAAGCCAAAGCCTGAAACGAAGAAGAAAACAGCGATAGCGATACGGGCTCTTACAGGGGATACGCTTTCCGGGTCACCAGCCATAGTGTTGATCTGCTTAAAATGAAGCGGCAAAGATAAGTAATTACAGCCGCCTCCAGGCCACTGCTGCAACCACCGCTACACCGCCCTGGGTGGTTTGGGTAACCACATACTTTATCTTCTGGCCGGTATAGGTGGTATTATAATACCCTCATTATTGTGGCTTACCCATTACAAGATCCGGTTGATAGAAAACAGGTTATTGCATACGGATATGCGGATAGGGGAGATGGCCATCGAGCTTGGCTTTACAGATGAAAGCCATTTGAACAGGTCCTTCAAAAAGCTCAAGGGCATGAGCCCGACGGCATACAGGAAGAAGTTTTTGCCAGCCCAATGAAATAGTGTTGCGGTGACTTGCTTGCTCAGCTCTGCGAAGGCTTGCAGCCTCGCAGCATTATTTTGTTGCTTTTAGCAACAAAAAGCCGGGAGAAGAGTCTCCCGGCCTGTAGCAAGAAATCAACAGTCAAGAAAAACTGATCGCAGGATGGATCAGAAGGTTAAATCGCTTTACTTATTATTCGCATTATTGTTGCTACTGTTATTGGTATCGGTGCTGGTGGCGGTGGCGGAACGATTGTCTGCAGCCACTTTCTTTTCCAGTATAGCTATATATTGCTGCGCATCTTTGTTGGCCGGGTCTATTTCCAGTATCTTCTGCAGGTGCGCGATGGCTTCTTTATAGTCCTTTGCTTCATTGGTTTCATAAGCGGCAATGTATCCATACGCTTCGATGAGCCATTTCTTATCGGTGGCAGAAGCTGCTTTGGTAGTATCTTTTTGCAATACATCTATTAGTGCCTGGTAATGCGGAATAGCGATCCCCTTTTCCATGGCCGAATCCTTCAGGGAGTTGGCCCTTGCGCGCCAGTAATAACCAAAGCTTTGTTCTGGGTATTTCGCTATGTATTGGCCAAAGACCGTATCGGCCTGTGCGTATTGCTCCGCCTTGAAGTGGGCAATGCCCCAGTTGAACAGGTCAATATTGGTGGCCCTGTCATTGTTGGTATAATATTTACCCAGCCAGATGGCCTGGTTGACATTGTCCTTTTTGTCTTTGTAAAGGTCGCTCAGTTTTTTGTAGTAGGTAAACAGGGCAGCGGAATCTGTTATCTTGGTAACGGCGGCCTGGTAAAAAATGAGTGCCGAATCTTCTTTGCCGGGCATAGCATGGTAAAGACCGGCCATGACTTCATAGTCCTTCACTACAAAGTTGCTGTCATTGGCATGGGCGAAATAAGTGGTCATGGAATGAAAAGCCCTGGCGGTGTCCTTTAATCCAAGGTAGCTATAGGCCAGCAGCTTGTGCAGGCGCGGCATGGAATCGGCTGGTAATGCTGCCAGCGTATGCTGAGCCATGGCAATGGCAGAGTCGTATTTTTTATTGATATACACCAGGTCTATATGCTGGTATTCATTCTCCGCATTGTAATCACTGATCAACAGGTACTGCCGGAAGTGGTCCAGCGCCTTTTGTGCATCTGTAAAATAATAGTGGTAATACAGTTCATACCAGGCGGGTGCATACAAGGGATCGGCTGCAATGGCTTTGTTGAAATAATCGAGGTAAGTATCGGCATTCTTTTGCGCCACGAATATTTTGCCCATCTGGTAAAGGGCGGCGGCATTTTTACTGTCTTCATTGAGTGCGGCCTGGTACGACCGGTAGGCTTCTGTGCCATTGGCAAGCCGGCGGTAAGCATTGCCGCGCAGTACATGGAAAGCCGGCGCATTGATGTCTTTTTTACCGGCCTGGTTCAATACCAGCAGGGCCGCATGGGGATCGCCGTTCTTTTCACTGATCTGTGCATTGGCCACGGCCAGCAGGATGGCAGGATCTTTTTTGCGATCGTCGCCGATAGCCTGTTCAAAATACCAGCGGGCGCTGTCGGCATGGTTGTTGGCCAGTAACAACTGGCCATAGGCTACTTTGTACCAGGCATTGTTCTTTATTGCGGGCGTGGCCAGTTGCAGACTGTCGGCTAACTGTTGGGTTTCCTTCAGGGGCAGGTAAGCCTGTGAAAGCCGGTACCAGGCTTCGGCATTATTGGGGTCGGCCTGCAGCACTTTGTGCAGGACTGCTTTGGCGCTTTGATAACGCTCATGGTAAATAAGTTGAGTGGCATCGGGTACACTTTGCGCTACCAGGAGCGTTGAAGCCAGCAAGCCACCAAGCGAGAAGAGTGTTTTTTTCATTTGTCAGCGTAATTGAGCCTTTTAAATGGCCTAAGTATAGCCAAACTTAGCCAGTTGTGATTAGCCATCTATTAGTGTGGGATTAGAATGAGATTAGAATTTGTCTGAACTATGATTATAGGGTTTTGAAGGATCCAGTGGAGTTTTGTAATAGCTCGTGGAGCTGTAACTTAGTGTCCTTAAAATTATTGCGGTAAGTTATGGAAGAGAGAAAGATACTTATCGTGGAAGATGAGCCTAAGATTGCCGATACGCTGAAGGCCGGACTGGCAGAGAATGGATATCATGTAGAAGTGGCCTATGATGGCAGGATCGGTGAACGGCTGTTTATGTCCCACGCGTTCAACCTGGTCATACTGGATATTAACCTGCCGGGTATGAACGGGTACGACCTGTGCAAGCTCATCCGCAGCAGGAATGCACAGGTACCCATTATGATGCTTACTTCCCTGGGCAGGCTGAATGACAAAATGGAGGGATATGATGCAGGCGCCGATGATTACCTGGTAAAGCCTTTTGAGTTTAAAGAACTGCTGGTGAAAATAAGGGTATTACTCAAGCGTACGATGAACCAGCATATACCCATCGGCAACCTGCTGAGTGCAGACGGTCTTACGATGGACCTTGATAGAAAGGAAGTGGTCCGCGATGGCAATAAGATCACGCTTACCGTGAAAGAGTTCCAGTTGCTGGAATACCTGCTGCGCAATAAGAACAGGGTCGTGTCGCGCGCTGATATTGCGGTGAATGTATGGGAAATAGATTTTGATACGAATACCAATGTGATAGATGTGTACATCAATTACCTGCGGAACAAGATTGATAAGCAATACCCGCAGAAACTGATACAAACACAGGTGGGCATGGGATACATTTTAAAGGAAAGCACCCGTTGATGCCGGTACGATTAAGAATAACCCTGTTATTTGGAAGCATTGTTTTCCTGATCCTGCTGCTGGTGTGCGGATCGGTGTATTATTTCTCGTATACAGAGCGCACGAACGATATTATACTCCGGCTTACCAACCGCGCTATCACCAGGGCGCGTTTACTGGGGCAGCCCAATTTTGACCAGCATGTGTTGCGTGCGATTGATTCCTCCACCATGATGGCCCTGAAGGATAAGACCCTGCAGGCCTATAATTACCTGGGACAAAAAGTATACACGTACAGCGATGAACCTTCCGACACCCTGACGGTGGATAAGCGTATCCTGGAAGACGCCCGGGTAAAAGGGCGGGTATATTTCAGGATCGGTAAGAAGGAAGCAGTGGCCTATCATCATACAGACCGGGTATCACGACTGGTAGTTATTGCAGCAGCGTATGATGAAACAGGCTTGGAGAAATTGCAGCAACTCCGGAATATCCTCTTGTTCAGCTTTCTCACAGGCAGTATTATTGCTTTTGCAGGTGGCTACTTCTTTTCGGGCCGCCTCTTGCGCCCTATTAAACAGATAGCCGATGATATTAATGAGATATCAGCGCAAAACCTGGCCCGGCGCATCCACTCCGGGGAAGTGCATGATGAATGGCAATACCTGTCGGAAACCCTGAACCAGTTGCTGAACCGCCTGCAGGAAAGTTTTGATATGCAAAGGCGTTTTATTGCCAATGCATCCCATGAACTGTCAACACCGTTAACTTCCATATCCAGTCAACTGGAAGTATCCCTGCAAAAAGACCGCGAAGCGGAGCGGTACAGGGCCGTCATGCAGTCGGTATACCAGGATGTACGGCACCTGGGTAAGTTAACACAAACCTTGCTGGAGTTTGCCCAGGCGTCGGGTAATACAGGCGGACTGGAGATACAACCGGTAAGGATTGATGAAGTGTTGCTGGCGTTGCCTGCTGAAGTGAATAAGCTCGATCCCGATTATACGGTGGCGTTGTCTTTTGGCAATATGCCTTCCGACGACAATGCCCTGATCGTATTTGGCAATACCGAATTGTTGTCCCTGGCCATCAGGAATATAGTGATGAATGCCTGTAAATATTCCGATGATCACAAAGCCATCGTAATGCTGGATACGGCCGATGGCCGGTTGACGATAGCTGTGGAGGACAAAGGCATTGGTATTCCCCACAGTGAACTGAGATATATTTTCCAGCCTTTCTACCGCGTTAACCATACCGGCAGTACCGGTGGTTTCGGGCTTGGCCTGTCGCTGGCGCGCCGTATTATCAAACTACACAAAGGAGAGATCACCGTCAGCTCCCGGCCGGGTGAAGGTACTTTATTCCGGATCATACTGCCGGCAGGTCAATTCTAATCGTATTCTAATGTCAAACTAAGCATTGCCTAATCAGGGCACTTCAAATTGCCAGGGAAAGTTCGCACGATGAAGTTCAACTTTTCCCTTTTCCTGGTATTCTTTGTAACAGCTTTACTGGCCCTCAGCGGATGCCTGTATAAGCAAAGCATCTCCTATAAACTAAAGAACAGGGCCCTCATACTGCAAAATGATTCATTGATATCTGTTAATATTGAGCTCACCCGTGAGCTGCAGAAGATACAAGGTGATTCCTTGTTAAAAAGGAAACGGTCTACTGCAAAAGTGAAGTAATAATAAGCCTGGCAACAAACGGATGTTCGTATGGCATAGTTTTTACCGGTTTACAGGAACAGAGGGGGTAACAGCTGTTTTTGCCGTCGGTAGTAATT contains these protein-coding regions:
- a CDS encoding TonB-dependent receptor, yielding MKPNNFPYVFFSVWLMAGMTLQATAQTVIRGKVLNNKQQPLPAASIGVKQSRIGTRADTAGNFVLSLLVHDKVVLKVSSVGYQPKEVEVSAGDSMITIILEEESVSLGEVVVVSAGSFEASDKAKGASLTPIDAVTVAGNGGDIANALRALPGAQQIGEQEGLFVRGGTGEEAKQFVDGALLPHPNFSPVPGMPQPARTNPFLFKGILFSSGGYSALYGQAMSSALILETVDLPDRSSASLHVFPMSVGAGFQQLGKDRKSSYGVNARYGNQTWYNNLVGAKPDFFYGPEYLTGDANFRIRTSKTGMLKFYSNYGYNHTGMRTSDADSAGLLSSFELKGFNVYNNLSYRESLRHQWKIDAAIAYNYFKENVANQLLDAKKAPVFIRVYPYDQKNNSRDTRSGFAQARVVMSKGFRRRQSLRFGGEYFYNKDHYTYNDTLHTGQDNLVAAFAEGDVYIAKHLAAKVGVRAEYTTLLRRMNVAPRVSLAWRFPDAGQINLAYGVFYQKPEDSYLLQNRNLDLSRATHYLVNYQYKANNRLFRVEGYYKRYQHLVTTQPAVANDGKGYARGIELFFRDKRTLKGVDYWITYTYLDTKRRFLDFPTSMRPAFATPHTASLVVKRFFQEINLSANLAYTLATGRPYYDIQTHANGTTYVADQGTTNTYSALNLSFAYIFSLFKGWKNKDFSGIGLGMNNVFGREQVFGYNYSANGLYKLPITQPAARTFYFGIFMTFGIDRRDDFINENL
- a CDS encoding Panacea domain-containing protein — protein: MEAVQRYSLIADYFIALSNERQSPITNLKLQKLVYYAQAWHMVLVKRDLIAENFQAWVHGPVIPALYNDYREFGWKPLMRDDLTPDAFTKIKEQLPADTLQLLQDVCYEYFGLEAFELEKLTHNEDPWLITRKGLADDAPSDRIIDKALIKGYYSKFSMDEQD
- a CDS encoding MFS transporter: MPLHFKQINTMAGDPESVSPVRARIAIAVFFFVSGFGFATWASRIPTIQQKLHLNEAQLGAVLFAMPAGLMLTLPLTGFLLRRFSSRYIMISGALLYNIMMCGVGFATQTWQLVVLLFFFGSSRNLFNISANAQSIGVQALYNRSIIASLHGIWSIAGFVAGSLGTLMVSANIGTSWHFLVVSIVLTSLCCYFFKDSVHQRPSPHERKGGFVWPNRTMLKFGLVTFASMACEGTMTDWAAIYLRKATGATAGMATAGYAIYMAAMTLGRFTGDRLANSLGVKTLLRYCGILMFSGLLLAALLPYTLFGWFCFLLVGFGVSCVVPMTFSMAGKVQHMSGGPAIAAVSTVGYFGFLIVPPAVGFIAEALNLRWSFVLMSLLGILILWMVGKLDVVPKKIS
- a CDS encoding HAMP domain-containing sensor histidine kinase, which encodes MPVRLRITLLFGSIVFLILLLVCGSVYYFSYTERTNDIILRLTNRAITRARLLGQPNFDQHVLRAIDSSTMMALKDKTLQAYNYLGQKVYTYSDEPSDTLTVDKRILEDARVKGRVYFRIGKKEAVAYHHTDRVSRLVVIAAAYDETGLEKLQQLRNILLFSFLTGSIIAFAGGYFFSGRLLRPIKQIADDINEISAQNLARRIHSGEVHDEWQYLSETLNQLLNRLQESFDMQRRFIANASHELSTPLTSISSQLEVSLQKDREAERYRAVMQSVYQDVRHLGKLTQTLLEFAQASGNTGGLEIQPVRIDEVLLALPAEVNKLDPDYTVALSFGNMPSDDNALIVFGNTELLSLAIRNIVMNACKYSDDHKAIVMLDTADGRLTIAVEDKGIGIPHSELRYIFQPFYRVNHTGSTGGFGLGLSLARRIIKLHKGEITVSSRPGEGTLFRIILPAGQF
- a CDS encoding response regulator transcription factor — protein: MEERKILIVEDEPKIADTLKAGLAENGYHVEVAYDGRIGERLFMSHAFNLVILDINLPGMNGYDLCKLIRSRNAQVPIMMLTSLGRLNDKMEGYDAGADDYLVKPFEFKELLVKIRVLLKRTMNQHIPIGNLLSADGLTMDLDRKEVVRDGNKITLTVKEFQLLEYLLRNKNRVVSRADIAVNVWEIDFDTNTNVIDVYINYLRNKIDKQYPQKLIQTQVGMGYILKESTR
- a CDS encoding tetratricopeptide repeat protein encodes the protein MKKTLFSLGGLLASTLLVAQSVPDATQLIYHERYQSAKAVLHKVLQADPNNAEAWYRLSQAYLPLKETQQLADSLQLATPAIKNNAWYKVAYGQLLLANNHADSARWYFEQAIGDDRKKDPAILLAVANAQISEKNGDPHAALLVLNQAGKKDINAPAFHVLRGNAYRRLANGTEAYRSYQAALNEDSKNAAALYQMGKIFVAQKNADTYLDYFNKAIAADPLYAPAWYELYYHYYFTDAQKALDHFRQYLLISDYNAENEYQHIDLVYINKKYDSAIAMAQHTLAALPADSMPRLHKLLAYSYLGLKDTARAFHSMTTYFAHANDSNFVVKDYEVMAGLYHAMPGKEDSALIFYQAAVTKITDSAALFTYYKKLSDLYKDKKDNVNQAIWLGKYYTNNDRATNIDLFNWGIAHFKAEQYAQADTVFGQYIAKYPEQSFGYYWRARANSLKDSAMEKGIAIPHYQALIDVLQKDTTKAASATDKKWLIEAYGYIAAYETNEAKDYKEAIAHLQKILEIDPANKDAQQYIAILEKKVAADNRSATATSTDTNNSSNNNANNK
- a CDS encoding helix-turn-helix domain-containing protein, translated to MWLTHYKIRLIENRLLHTDMRIGEMAIELGFTDESHLNRSFKKLKGMSPTAYRKKFLPAQ